In one Candidatus Methylacidiphilales bacterium genomic region, the following are encoded:
- the guaA gene encoding glutamine-hydrolyzing GMP synthase — MDHHIIILDFGSQYTQVIARRVRECHVYSEVLPYHTPAERIAELKPAGLILSGGPASVYAEGAPLPDRGIFALGVPILGICYGMQLLAHCLGGRVARAERREYGVGKLFILRKSGLFNGVPDESTIWNSHADHIKALPRGFVGIGRSDNARYAAIEDSRRRFFGLQFHPEVTQTHYGKKILENFILAICGASKNWTMRSFIEQSCHHWRKAIGKERVVLGLSGGVDSSVTAALLKKAIGKQLECIFVDNGLLRYDERAQVERVFRKVFRTHLHVVDASARFLKALRGVVDPERKRKIIGREFIRVFEAEARKLGKITYLAQGTLYPDVIESVPINGNPAALIKSHHNVGGLPRKMAFKLIEPLRQLFKDEVRELGERLGLPREMLYRHPFPGPGLAVRCLGAVSEDRLEIIRRSDRIAIEEIREAGWYDKIWQAFTVLLPVRSVGVMGDQRTYHYTVALRAVYSTDGMTADWVPFPADLLARISTRIINEVHGVNRVVYDISSKPPATIEWE, encoded by the coding sequence ATGGATCATCACATTATTATTTTGGATTTTGGCTCTCAATATACCCAAGTGATTGCGCGGCGAGTGAGGGAGTGTCATGTCTATTCAGAAGTCTTGCCGTATCATACGCCGGCCGAGAGGATTGCGGAGCTGAAGCCCGCCGGGCTTATCTTATCTGGAGGTCCTGCTAGTGTCTATGCTGAAGGGGCACCGTTGCCGGATCGGGGTATTTTTGCGCTTGGGGTGCCGATTTTAGGAATTTGCTATGGGATGCAGCTTCTAGCGCATTGCTTGGGAGGCCGCGTAGCTAGAGCCGAGCGGCGGGAGTATGGCGTGGGTAAACTTTTTATTTTACGCAAGAGCGGGCTTTTCAATGGGGTGCCGGATGAGAGCACGATTTGGAATAGCCATGCGGATCACATTAAGGCCTTGCCGCGAGGTTTTGTGGGAATCGGACGGAGCGACAATGCGCGGTATGCAGCGATTGAGGATTCACGGAGGCGTTTTTTTGGCTTGCAGTTTCATCCTGAAGTGACTCAGACGCATTATGGAAAAAAGATTTTAGAGAATTTCATTCTGGCGATTTGTGGTGCCAGCAAAAACTGGACGATGCGGTCTTTCATCGAGCAGAGTTGTCATCATTGGCGAAAGGCAATTGGCAAAGAGCGTGTGGTGCTCGGACTCAGTGGTGGGGTAGATTCAAGTGTGACTGCGGCACTTCTTAAAAAGGCGATTGGGAAGCAGTTGGAGTGTATTTTTGTGGATAATGGGCTGTTGCGTTATGATGAGCGAGCTCAGGTCGAAAGAGTTTTTCGAAAAGTTTTTCGGACGCATCTGCATGTCGTCGATGCGAGCGCTCGTTTTCTCAAGGCGCTTCGTGGGGTGGTGGATCCAGAGCGCAAGCGAAAGATCATCGGCCGGGAATTTATCCGTGTGTTTGAAGCCGAGGCTCGGAAGCTAGGTAAAATCACTTATCTAGCCCAAGGCACGCTTTATCCTGATGTGATCGAGAGCGTGCCGATCAACGGGAATCCGGCTGCGTTGATCAAGTCACATCACAATGTAGGTGGGTTGCCGCGGAAAATGGCGTTTAAGTTAATTGAGCCTCTGCGGCAATTGTTTAAGGATGAGGTGCGGGAACTTGGGGAGCGGCTAGGTTTGCCACGGGAGATGCTTTATCGTCATCCGTTCCCTGGGCCGGGATTAGCTGTTCGGTGTCTGGGCGCGGTGAGTGAGGATCGTTTAGAGATCATTCGCAGGAGTGATCGAATTGCGATTGAAGAGATACGGGAGGCTGGCTGGTATGATAAAATCTGGCAGGCGTTTACGGTGTTGTTGCCGGTGAGGAGTGTGGGCGTGATGGGGGATCAGCGGACGTATCATTACACTGTGGCCCTTCGTGCAGTGTATAGCACCGATGGGATGACGGCGGACTGGGTGCCGTTTCCAGCGGACTTGTTGGCAAGAATCTCGACGCGAATCATTAATGAAGTGCATGGCGTGAACCGCGTCGTGTATGATATTTCCTCAAAGCCTCCAGCTACTATCGAGTGGGAGTAG
- a CDS encoding Hsp20/alpha crystallin family protein, which translates to MSYSITQWNPFQELEAFANRLGKLINPIGDRRVLDASSVWTPAVDVYEDDKEYHIKVEIPGVKADDFKVTVEQGRLHIAGERKYEKTDKNTSAHRIERFYGSFSRSFALPDDADANSIQAKYQDGVLNLHIPKLPAAQPRTIKVIST; encoded by the coding sequence ATGAGCTACTCGATAACACAATGGAACCCGTTCCAAGAGTTGGAGGCTTTTGCCAACCGCCTTGGAAAACTCATCAATCCTATCGGTGACCGCCGAGTTCTAGATGCGAGTAGTGTCTGGACTCCGGCTGTAGACGTCTATGAGGACGACAAGGAATACCACATCAAAGTGGAAATTCCTGGCGTCAAAGCAGACGACTTTAAGGTCACGGTAGAGCAGGGGCGTTTGCATATAGCTGGGGAACGCAAGTATGAAAAAACCGATAAAAACACCAGCGCCCATCGGATCGAGCGTTTCTACGGCAGCTTTAGCCGTAGCTTCGCACTTCCCGATGATGCTGATGCCAACAGCATCCAGGCGAAGTATCAGGATGGTGTTCTTAACTTGCACATTCCCAAGCTACCTGCAGCGCAACCCCGCACAATCAAAGTGATCTCCACCTAA
- the acpP gene encoding acyl carrier protein, with protein MAEKTIEQRVKDIIVEQLGVNPEQVTPTARFIEDLNADSLDTVELIMAFEEEFGVEVPDEEAEKLQSVGDVIRYIEEKVETA; from the coding sequence ATGGCAGAAAAAACTATCGAACAACGCGTAAAGGATATCATTGTCGAACAACTTGGTGTCAATCCCGAGCAAGTTACTCCCACAGCTCGTTTTATTGAAGATCTCAACGCCGATTCTCTCGACACCGTGGAGCTCATCATGGCCTTTGAAGAAGAATTCGGCGTCGAAGTCCCCGATGAAGAAGCCGAAAAACTTCAGAGCGTCGGAGACGTCATTCGTTACATTGAAGAAAAAGTCGAAACAGCTTAG
- the fabF gene encoding beta-ketoacyl-ACP synthase II, which translates to MSTRRVVITGMGVVTPLGNDVPTFWSQLIAGKSGISRVTAFDVSSYDSKIAGEVKNFDPSRYFNNSKDARRADRYTHFAMAAAKEALAQSGLASSSYDPTRAGVIFGSGIGGLKSLSDQHEILLQKGPSRISPFMIPMMIANMASGIIAMEIQFSGPNYAVVTACATAAQCIGEAWRLILNDEADVILAGGSEAAVVPLGLAGFAAMKALSLRNDEPEKASRPFDRDRDGFVLAEGAGAVLLEEYEHACRRSAPILAEISGYGLSADAYHMTAPDPEGRGAARAMKNALHHARLNPEDIGYINTHGTSTPQGDICETLAIKAVFGQHAYKIPASSTKSMTGHTLGAAGAIELIATVMALREGILPPTINLDNPDPQCDLDYIPHTAREMEIKAAMSNSFGFGGHNAAIIVQKI; encoded by the coding sequence ATGAGCACAAGACGCGTAGTTATCACAGGGATGGGCGTCGTCACCCCACTGGGGAACGATGTGCCTACATTTTGGAGTCAACTGATAGCTGGGAAATCAGGCATCTCCCGCGTCACCGCATTTGACGTGAGTTCATACGACAGCAAGATCGCTGGAGAAGTCAAAAACTTCGACCCTTCACGTTACTTTAATAATTCTAAAGACGCCCGCCGTGCGGACCGATATACCCATTTTGCGATGGCAGCAGCTAAGGAGGCTCTGGCTCAGTCTGGTCTTGCATCCTCGTCTTATGATCCCACGCGTGCAGGGGTGATTTTTGGTTCGGGCATCGGTGGATTAAAATCTCTCTCAGACCAACACGAAATTCTCCTCCAGAAAGGGCCTTCCCGCATTTCTCCATTCATGATCCCGATGATGATTGCGAATATGGCTTCGGGCATCATTGCCATGGAGATTCAATTCTCTGGGCCAAACTATGCCGTCGTCACCGCTTGCGCCACAGCAGCGCAATGTATCGGAGAGGCGTGGCGCCTGATCCTCAATGACGAAGCCGACGTCATCTTAGCAGGCGGTAGCGAAGCGGCTGTGGTGCCCCTTGGATTGGCAGGTTTTGCGGCAATGAAAGCTCTCAGCCTTCGCAACGATGAGCCTGAAAAAGCCTCTCGGCCTTTTGATCGCGATCGAGATGGATTCGTCTTGGCCGAAGGTGCAGGTGCGGTTTTGCTGGAAGAATATGAGCACGCTTGCCGCCGCTCAGCACCGATATTAGCAGAAATCAGCGGCTACGGCCTCTCAGCCGATGCCTATCACATGACTGCGCCTGATCCCGAAGGTCGCGGAGCAGCTCGTGCGATGAAAAACGCGCTTCATCACGCACGCCTCAATCCCGAGGATATAGGATATATCAACACCCACGGCACTTCCACACCTCAGGGCGATATATGCGAGACGCTAGCAATTAAGGCCGTCTTCGGCCAACACGCCTACAAAATTCCCGCGAGCTCGACTAAGTCTATGACAGGCCACACCCTGGGCGCGGCGGGTGCTATCGAGCTGATCGCCACGGTGATGGCGTTGCGTGAAGGCATCTTACCCCCCACGATTAATCTGGATAATCCCGACCCACAGTGCGATCTCGACTATATTCCCCACACTGCACGAGAAATGGAGATAAAAGCAGCTATGAGTAACTCCTTCGGTTTCGGTGGTCACAACGCTGCTATCATCGTTCAAAAAATCTAA
- a CDS encoding DUF6268 family outer membrane beta-barrel protein — translation MRSILITVAIGLAFTLGVASAPSAQSNRPFPARQSERTSHSKPGPHSSPKTLADAAEKNPGSRHPFDMIPENEIRLKASYGFSSDLRRGTVSEGRVAGLHLDWGYVATPNVNEDFQYRLGFEVSRSSFSYNQSNTVPNTLEGANFVAGFDWVFYPNWLLRLEARPGIYSTGSDFDSRAFNVPLLLGASYFVDRDLNWIFGLTFNAWRDIPVIPGVGVRWAFARDWQANLVFPTPRLEYRVAPGVRVYAGGEWKGGSYRTEQDFGDTHGDPALNNALLDYREIRAGGGVRVQPNDALAFELETGAMLDRRYHYFRADKQIRSDTAPYVQLGASFRF, via the coding sequence ATGAGATCGATCTTAATCACTGTTGCTATCGGATTAGCTTTTACTCTGGGGGTTGCATCTGCTCCGTCAGCGCAGTCCAATCGTCCTTTCCCAGCAAGACAGTCTGAACGCACCTCTCATTCCAAACCTGGACCACATAGCTCGCCTAAGACCCTCGCTGATGCCGCGGAAAAAAACCCCGGCTCACGACATCCCTTCGATATGATTCCAGAAAATGAAATCCGACTCAAAGCGAGCTATGGCTTTTCTAGTGACTTGCGTCGAGGCACAGTATCAGAAGGCCGAGTGGCTGGTCTTCATTTAGACTGGGGTTATGTCGCTACGCCGAATGTGAACGAAGATTTTCAATATCGCCTGGGCTTTGAAGTGAGCCGTTCTTCCTTTTCTTACAATCAGTCGAATACCGTGCCTAACACCCTGGAAGGGGCCAATTTCGTGGCTGGGTTTGACTGGGTCTTCTATCCGAACTGGCTCTTACGATTGGAGGCACGTCCTGGTATTTATTCTACAGGAAGTGATTTCGATAGCCGTGCGTTTAACGTTCCGCTCTTGCTGGGAGCGTCTTATTTCGTGGATCGAGATTTGAACTGGATTTTTGGTCTGACGTTTAACGCTTGGCGAGATATTCCCGTGATTCCCGGTGTCGGCGTGCGCTGGGCTTTTGCGAGGGATTGGCAAGCCAATCTTGTCTTTCCCACGCCGCGGCTTGAATATCGAGTCGCTCCGGGAGTGAGAGTTTATGCTGGGGGCGAGTGGAAAGGGGGTTCGTATCGCACTGAGCAAGATTTTGGCGATACTCATGGGGATCCAGCGCTTAATAACGCGCTTTTGGATTATCGTGAAATACGAGCTGGCGGCGGAGTGCGTGTGCAGCCGAATGATGCGCTTGCTTTTGAGCTTGAGACAGGAGCTATGCTAGATCGGCGCTATCACTATTTCCGTGCTGATAAACAGATCCGATCGGATACTGCTCCGTATGTGCAACTCGGGGCATCGTTTCGTTTCTGA
- a CDS encoding extracellular solute-binding protein, whose translation MYFWLGLSVFAALMVGCGGLDESRVVRVWHMKAQSERALLEEIVREYNALHKDRRVVVLNKPVEELRNHFLAAAVAGVGPDLVYVASDNVGVFELTGVIMPLDEVLGADFFEEFHEKGKVSWKGRQWMVADKVGDHLMLIYNRDLISEPPRDFDEFVKVLKEVTRDGEEMGQKRYGITWNYQEPFFFIPFLTAFGGWLMDESGRPTLDTPQMVEALRFVSELRNVHRVVPPETDYQISDALFKEGRAAMIINGPWSWADYQVPKRSMIAPLPYNSEKGFWAEPLVSACGYCVNVNVKREKLPLVLEVLKYLTSEETQRRMVERLLSFPTRLSVIESGLVQGNPILQKSWEQILRGRPMPIAPVLRQIWDGMRGAYQLIMAGKLSPEEGARRMQADTEKLIRDSQM comes from the coding sequence ATGTATTTTTGGCTTGGGCTGAGTGTGTTTGCGGCGTTGATGGTCGGATGTGGGGGGTTGGATGAGAGTCGGGTTGTGCGGGTGTGGCATATGAAGGCTCAGTCGGAGCGAGCTTTGCTGGAGGAAATAGTCAGGGAGTATAACGCTTTGCATAAGGATCGGCGGGTAGTGGTGTTAAACAAGCCTGTAGAGGAATTGCGGAATCATTTTTTGGCGGCGGCGGTTGCGGGTGTTGGGCCAGATTTGGTTTATGTAGCTTCGGATAATGTGGGAGTGTTTGAACTGACGGGGGTGATTATGCCATTGGACGAGGTGCTAGGAGCTGATTTTTTTGAGGAGTTTCATGAGAAGGGAAAGGTGTCTTGGAAGGGGCGTCAATGGATGGTGGCGGATAAGGTTGGGGATCATTTGATGTTGATCTACAATCGCGATTTGATTTCTGAGCCGCCTCGTGATTTTGATGAGTTTGTGAAGGTGCTTAAGGAGGTTACTCGGGATGGTGAGGAGATGGGCCAAAAGCGGTATGGGATAACGTGGAATTATCAAGAGCCGTTTTTTTTCATTCCTTTTTTGACGGCATTTGGTGGTTGGCTGATGGATGAATCTGGACGTCCTACATTAGATACTCCGCAGATGGTGGAGGCGTTGCGGTTTGTTTCGGAGTTGCGAAATGTGCATAGGGTTGTGCCGCCGGAGACCGATTACCAAATTTCCGATGCTTTATTTAAGGAGGGTCGTGCGGCGATGATTATCAATGGTCCTTGGTCTTGGGCTGATTATCAGGTGCCGAAGCGGAGTATGATTGCGCCGTTGCCTTACAATAGTGAGAAGGGATTTTGGGCAGAGCCACTGGTGTCTGCCTGTGGTTATTGTGTGAATGTGAATGTAAAGCGTGAGAAACTGCCGCTTGTGTTGGAGGTGCTTAAGTATTTGACTTCTGAGGAGACGCAACGGCGGATGGTCGAGCGGTTGCTGAGTTTTCCGACGCGTTTGTCAGTGATTGAGTCTGGTCTTGTGCAGGGTAATCCGATTTTGCAAAAGTCGTGGGAGCAGATACTACGCGGTCGTCCTATGCCGATTGCTCCTGTCCTGCGTCAGATATGGGATGGTATGCGCGGTGCATATCAGCTTATTATGGCTGGGAAGCTCAGCCCTGAGGAGGGGGCGCGTCGCATGCAGGCGGACACTGAAAAGCTTATTCGCGATAGTCAGATGTGA
- a CDS encoding sugar ABC transporter permease: MYRASRFPIFLSFLIGPMLVIVLAVVAYPFFYNIVLSFSNANLYTIRDWRIVGIRQYVAVFSEPILWELLIKTLVWTVVNVFFHVTIGVALAVALHQKFIRGKPWWRMILILPWALPQYITALTWRGMFNYDYGAINVILREYLRLPPVQWLGSPLEAFVAVIITNIWMGFPFMMVVALGGLQSIPNDLYEAAEIDGASAWQQFCNITLPLLRPVLAPAITLGTVWTFNNINVVWLVSNMGEPAESTHILVSYVYKAAFSMYRLGWAAALSMVIFMILVLITQSYMRHVKASEPVY, from the coding sequence ATGTATCGAGCTTCGCGTTTCCCGATTTTTCTCAGTTTTTTAATTGGGCCGATGCTGGTGATTGTGTTGGCGGTAGTCGCTTATCCGTTTTTTTACAATATTGTGCTTTCGTTTTCGAATGCGAATCTTTATACGATACGCGATTGGCGGATAGTCGGCATTCGGCAATATGTTGCGGTCTTTTCTGAGCCGATTTTATGGGAGCTTTTGATTAAGACTTTGGTTTGGACAGTGGTGAATGTGTTTTTTCATGTTACGATTGGGGTGGCTCTTGCTGTTGCGTTGCACCAGAAGTTTATTCGTGGGAAGCCTTGGTGGAGGATGATTCTTATTCTTCCGTGGGCTTTGCCGCAGTATATTACTGCGTTGACATGGCGGGGGATGTTTAACTACGACTATGGTGCAATAAATGTTATTTTGAGGGAGTATTTGAGGCTTCCGCCGGTGCAGTGGCTGGGCTCGCCTTTGGAGGCGTTTGTTGCGGTGATTATTACGAATATTTGGATGGGTTTTCCTTTTATGATGGTTGTTGCTTTGGGTGGTTTGCAGTCTATCCCGAATGATTTGTATGAGGCTGCGGAGATAGATGGTGCGAGTGCGTGGCAGCAGTTTTGTAATATCACGCTTCCGCTTCTTAGGCCGGTTTTAGCGCCGGCCATTACGCTTGGCACGGTGTGGACTTTTAATAACATCAACGTTGTGTGGCTTGTTTCGAATATGGGTGAGCCTGCTGAGTCGACACATATTTTGGTGTCTTACGTGTATAAGGCTGCGTTTAGTATGTATCGGTTGGGGTGGGCGGCTGCTTTGTCTATGGTGATTTTTATGATTTTGGTGTTGATTACGCAGAGCTACATGCGCCATGTGAAAGCTTCGGAGCCCGTATACTAG
- the rfbH gene encoding lipopolysaccharide biosynthesis protein RfbH, which translates to MTHFSPGQIATVQLKNAPPKKVLILTPPDSESYIEAALLLSSISSTSQVFHLQSSDWSTHPLHDLIAISLRERHLYHTTSLTPTDSSLTTSALLRYQKKLILTLTQHYSHLAHTRQRPGYQHDAPPFTPHQDTIPYAGRVFDAAEVTAAVNSILDFWLTLGPEGEAFETELAQYLGVKRSLLVNSGSSANLLALSALTSPKLPPERRILPGDEVITTAAGFPTTVAPIIQCGAIPVFLDNDPLTLNADLTHLEEAHRPGKTKAVIMAHTLGNPFDLDRITDFCQKHNLWLIEDNCDALGARYAGRLTGTWGDLSTQSFYPPHHLTMGEGGAVNIVRDMKLKVLVESFRDWGRDCWCPSGKDNTCNKRFGWQLGELPQGYDHKYIYSHLGYNLKPLDPQAAIARQQLLKLPHFIQARQHNWLTLRQGLHDLSEFFDFHLPTHAKDWSPQTGFTWHKNKPENYVQPSWFGFMLLVKPNAPFTRTELARHLDQKKIGNRMLFGGNLLRQPAFVQLRKERPESIRIIGDLKGADRILNHALFIGVYPGLTPAMLDYMIEAIHDFVRSR; encoded by the coding sequence ATGACCCACTTCTCCCCAGGACAAATCGCCACCGTCCAACTAAAAAACGCCCCCCCCAAAAAAGTGCTCATCCTCACCCCTCCAGACTCCGAATCCTACATCGAAGCTGCACTACTACTCTCATCCATCTCCTCCACCTCACAAGTCTTCCACCTCCAATCCTCAGACTGGTCCACACACCCACTCCACGACCTAATCGCCATCTCGCTCAGAGAACGGCACCTCTACCACACCACCTCACTCACCCCCACCGACTCCAGCCTCACAACCTCCGCCCTCCTCCGATACCAAAAAAAACTCATCCTCACCCTCACCCAACACTACTCACACCTCGCCCACACCCGCCAACGACCAGGCTACCAACACGACGCACCCCCATTCACCCCACACCAAGACACCATCCCCTACGCAGGACGCGTCTTCGACGCCGCCGAAGTCACAGCCGCCGTCAACTCCATCCTCGATTTCTGGCTAACCCTAGGCCCCGAAGGAGAAGCCTTCGAAACTGAACTAGCCCAATATCTCGGCGTCAAACGCTCACTGCTCGTCAACTCCGGATCCTCAGCCAACCTACTCGCCCTCTCCGCCCTCACCAGCCCCAAACTCCCCCCAGAACGCCGCATCCTACCCGGCGACGAAGTCATCACGACAGCCGCCGGATTCCCCACCACCGTCGCCCCCATCATCCAATGCGGAGCCATCCCCGTCTTCCTAGACAACGATCCACTCACCCTCAACGCCGACCTCACCCACCTCGAAGAAGCCCACCGCCCAGGAAAAACCAAAGCCGTCATCATGGCCCACACCCTAGGCAACCCCTTCGACCTCGATCGCATCACAGACTTCTGCCAAAAACACAACCTCTGGCTCATCGAAGACAACTGCGACGCCCTCGGAGCTCGCTACGCAGGACGACTCACCGGAACATGGGGCGACCTCTCCACCCAATCCTTCTACCCCCCCCACCACCTCACAATGGGAGAAGGGGGCGCTGTAAATATCGTTCGCGATATGAAACTAAAAGTCCTCGTCGAAAGCTTCCGCGACTGGGGACGAGACTGCTGGTGCCCCTCCGGAAAAGACAACACCTGCAACAAACGCTTCGGCTGGCAACTCGGCGAATTACCCCAAGGTTACGACCACAAATACATCTACTCACACCTCGGCTACAACCTAAAACCACTAGACCCCCAAGCAGCAATCGCACGTCAACAACTCCTCAAGCTCCCCCACTTCATCCAAGCACGCCAACACAACTGGCTCACCCTACGCCAAGGCCTTCACGACCTCAGCGAGTTTTTCGACTTTCACCTCCCCACACACGCCAAAGATTGGTCCCCACAAACCGGCTTCACATGGCACAAAAATAAACCCGAAAACTACGTCCAACCATCCTGGTTCGGTTTCATGCTCCTCGTCAAACCCAACGCCCCCTTCACCCGCACAGAACTCGCACGCCACCTCGATCAAAAGAAAATCGGCAACCGCATGCTCTTCGGAGGAAACCTCCTCCGACAACCTGCCTTCGTTCAGCTCCGCAAAGAGCGTCCCGAGTCCATCCGAATCATTGGCGACTTAAAAGGAGCCGACCGCATCCTCAATCACGCCCTCTTCATCGGCGTCTACCCAGGCCTCACCCCAGCAATGCTCGACTACATGATCGAAGCTATCCACGACTTCGTCCGATCACGCTGA
- the rfbG gene encoding CDP-glucose 4,6-dehydratase, translating to MFRNFYQNKRVLITGHTGFKGAWLTLWLHKLGAQITGLSLPPHTTPNLFDQLQLKNYCQHHIADIRDLAHIQKIILHTQPDLIFHLAAQPLVRESYSIPIETWHTNTLGTAHILETLRTLQKPCTAILITTDKCYENREWLHAYREDDPLGGHDPYSASKAAAELAIHSYRRSFFAPPSPIRIASARAGNVIGGGDWAKDRLIPDCIRALSQSQPIPIRNPHATRPWQHVLEPLSGYLWLGVVLSTLPSTPTSPDPLHLYSTFNFGPHLESNRPVAQVVEELLKHIPGTWIDHSDPHAPHEASRLQLAIDKAYHLLGWTPVWNFSTTIAITARWYRAYMNGATNLQALTEENIENYTHDARKIGLPWTQ from the coding sequence ATGTTTCGCAACTTCTACCAAAACAAACGCGTCCTCATCACCGGCCACACCGGCTTCAAAGGCGCCTGGCTCACCCTCTGGCTCCACAAACTCGGCGCCCAAATCACCGGCCTAAGCCTCCCCCCTCACACCACCCCCAACCTCTTCGATCAACTCCAACTCAAAAACTACTGCCAACACCACATCGCCGACATCCGCGATCTCGCCCACATCCAAAAAATCATCCTCCACACCCAACCCGACCTCATCTTCCACCTCGCCGCCCAACCACTCGTCCGCGAATCCTACTCCATCCCAATCGAAACCTGGCACACCAACACCCTCGGCACCGCACACATCCTCGAAACCCTCCGCACCCTACAAAAACCCTGCACCGCAATCCTCATCACCACCGACAAATGTTACGAAAACCGCGAATGGCTCCACGCCTACCGCGAAGACGACCCCCTCGGCGGACACGACCCCTACAGCGCAAGCAAAGCCGCAGCAGAACTCGCCATCCACTCCTACCGCCGCTCCTTCTTCGCCCCACCCTCACCCATCCGCATCGCATCCGCACGCGCCGGCAACGTCATCGGCGGAGGCGACTGGGCAAAAGACCGCCTCATCCCAGACTGCATACGCGCACTAAGCCAATCTCAGCCCATACCCATCCGCAACCCCCACGCCACACGCCCCTGGCAACACGTCCTCGAACCCCTCTCCGGCTACCTCTGGCTCGGAGTCGTCCTCTCAACCCTCCCCTCCACCCCCACCTCTCCCGACCCACTCCACCTCTACAGCACCTTCAACTTCGGCCCCCACCTAGAATCCAATCGCCCAGTGGCCCAAGTCGTCGAAGAACTCCTAAAACACATCCCCGGCACCTGGATCGACCACTCCGACCCACACGCCCCCCACGAAGCCTCACGACTACAACTAGCCATAGACAAAGCCTACCACCTCCTCGGCTGGACCCCCGTATGGAACTTCTCCACCACCATCGCCATCACCGCACGCTGGTATCGCGCCTACATGAACGGAGCCACAAACCTCCAAGCCCTCACCGAAGAAAACATCGAAAACTACACCCACGACGCCCGTAAAATCGGCCTTCCGTGGACTCAATAA